TTCCAGGGCGGCATCCTGGCGATCTTCGACTTCGTGAAGCAGGTCAACGGCTACATCACGGAGCAGGAGCCGTGGAAGGTCGCGAAGGACGAGTCGGAGGAGGGCCGGGCCCGCCTGGCGACCATCCTCTACACGGCCGCTGAGTCGCTCCGCGCCGTCGCCGTCCTGCTGAACCCGATCATGCCGGAGACCTCGCAGGCGCTGTGGGAGTCGCTGGGCGCCGAGGTGTCCCTGGGCGCCCTGGCCACCCAGCCGGTCCAGTCCTCCGGCACATGGGGACAGCTCCCCGCGGGCTCGACGGTGACGAAGGGCGCGGTGCTGTTCCCGCGCCTGGAGGAGAAGAAGGACTGACGTCCTCTGCCGCACGGCGAAAGGCCGCCACCCCTCTGCGGGGTGGCGGCCTTTCCCTTGCGGCGGGTCACCAGGTCAGCGCGAGGGCGGCGACGGCGGGGGCCATGTAGACGAGCGGGAAGGGGGCGTGGCCGTAGGCGCGGGCCCGCAGCACGGTGATCACCGCGCCGGTGAAGTACAGGATCAGTCCGATCGCGGCGAGGGTCCCGATCACCGGGACCCAGAATCCGACGACGAGCCCGACGGCCCCGGCCGCCTTGGCCGCCCCCAGCCAGTTCCACCACGAGCGCGGGACCCCGTACTCGGCGAGGGGCTCGACGACGAACTTCGCCCGGAAGAAGATCGAGGCCCCGGAGAACCCGGCCATGAACGCGGCGACGGCGGTGACGACGACGGCGGTGGTGGTGGACATCTCGGTGAACATCTCGGGCTCCTCGTCCGGTGGATGTCCGCCTCGGCCGAGCCGGACACAGCACTGACGGAGCCCGGAACGGATGTGTGACAGCCCCGGCGAGATCTCTCAGGACGATTTCCCCGGTGTTCGGGGTCACCGCAGCGCGTCGGCTCGGGCGCGGGCTCGTTCGATGTCGGGGACGTGGCTCTCGGCCCATTCCCTGACGGCACGCAGGGGGATGAGCAGTGACCGTCCGAGGTCGGTGAGGGCGTACTCGACATGAGGGGGACGCGCCTGAATCTCCGTGCGGATGATCAGACCGTCGTACTCCATCGCGCGAAGGGTCTCGGTGAGCGCCTTCGGTGTGATCCCCCGGATGTGCGCCTTGAGTTCGGTGAACCGCATCGGACCACTGTCCAGCGCGTTGACGGTGAACACCGTCCAGCGCGCCCCGATCCGGTGCAGAACGGTGCGACTGGGGCAGGTCGCGGCCATGACGTTGTAGGCGTTACCCATGCACGACTCCCGGTAGCGTTGTAGATACCGGTATAGAATCTATACCGTCCGGGTGATGACCCTTCCCGATCGCACGATCCGCCCCTCGACAGCTCGGCACGGCCGCTTCGTCGCGGCGATCGTCATCGACTCGATCGGCACCGGCGCCTTCGTCCCCGTTTCGATGCTGTTCTTCCTGGCCACGACGTCGCTGACGCTGGTGCAGGTGGGCGTGGCACTCACGACGGCCGGGCTGCTGGCGCTCCCGGCGGGCCCCCTGATCGGGGGACTGGCCGACATGTACGGCGCCAAGCCGCTCCTGCAGGCCGCGAACCTGGCCCAGGCACTCGGCTTCGCCGGGTATCTCGTCGCGGGCCAGACATGGCAGATCGTCGTCTGCGCCTGGTTGAGCAGTGCCGGGCGGGCGGTCTCCTCCAGCTGCTACGGCGTGACCGTCACGGCGCTGGCCGCGCCCGGTCGACGCGAGCGCTGGTTCGGTCTTCTGGGTTCCGTCCGCAACCTCGGCTACGCACTCGGCGGGCTGCTCTCCGCCGTCGCGGTCGGTTTCGGCACCCACGGCGTCTGGGCCACGATCGTGGTGGTCAACGCCTTGTCCTATGTCACCGCCTTCGTTCTGATGCGGGCCGTGCCGAACATCCGCCCCGCGGCGGGCCAGGACGCTGCCGGTGGCTGGGGGCGCGTGCTCCGGGACCGGCGGTACCTGTCGCTGGTCGCGCATCAACTGTGCTTCGCGATCTCCCTGTTCGCCCTCAACATCGCGATACCCGTCTACGCCGTGGACGTGCTGGGACTCCCTGGCTGGACCGCCGGCGCGGTCTTCACGCTCAACACCCTGATGGTCGGCTTCGGCCAAGGCGTCGTCGTCCGGTGGCTCGGAGGGCGAACCCGCAGCCGCGTCCTCGTCGCCGGACACGCCTGCTTCGCGGCCGGCTACCTCCTGTTCCTCGCCGCCGACCGCGTGGTCGCGCTCGCCCTCGCGGTCGGCGTCGTCCTGCTCGGTGCGGTCGGCTACACCTTCGGCGAAGTCCTCTGCGGCCCCATCACCGCCACTGTCGCCGCGGAGAGCGCCCCGGACGCCCTCCGCGGCCGGTACCTGGCCCTCAACCAGCTCGCCGTGACCGTCGCGGGAGCGGTCGCTCCGGCCGCCCTCTCCGGGTTGCTGTCCGGCGGGGCAACCACGATCTGGCTGACCCTTGTCGGCGTCAGCGTCCTCGGAGCCGCACTCGCCACGCTGATCGGCAGAGTGCTGCCGGCGGCGCGGAGCGGCATCGGCGGTGTCTAGTGCCGCGCCCGCACGGGTTCGCCGGGCCCACGGTCGGCCCAGGCCGCGTCGTACGGCTCGGCGGGCTGTGGGTTCCCGGGTACGGGTACGTCAGTTGCCGGCCGCGTACGAGACGAAGCCCGCCCAGGCGCCCGGCGTCAGCGCGAGCTGGGGACCGCCGAGGTTCTTGGAGTCACGGACGTGGACGGTGGCGGGGGTGGGGGCGATCTCGATGCAGGAGTCACCCTCGTTGCCGTCGCTGTAGCTGCTCTTGAACCACGCCAGTTCGGAGGCGTCCCCGGTAGAGGACTTGCGGATCATGTCTCTCCCAGCAGTTTTTCAATGAAAGCGAGCGACTCCCGGGGCGGGAGAGCCTGAGCCCGGATGGTGCCATACCGGAGCTCAAGGATGCGTACCTGCCTCGGATCCATGACAGGTCGACCGTTGAATGCCCCGTCGGAGCGACCCGTCGCAGTACCGTCCACGAACTTCAGCAGTTCGATCTTGCCGTCCAGACCGGGATGGACCTCCACATGCGTCGGCATCACCTGGAGAGTGACGTTGCGCAACCGGCCCACCTCCAGAAGGCGTTCGAGCTGCCCTCGCCATACCAGTGTGCCTCCGAGCGGCCGTCGCAGCAGCGCCTCTTCCAGCACGAATCCAAGTGAAGGTGCCGGATCCCGCTCAAATACGGACTGCCGAGCCACCCGAGCCACAACAAGTCGCTCCACCTCGCCCTGCGAGTAGGGAGGCTGCCGTGACTCGAACACGGCCCGAGCATGGTCCGGCGTCTGCAACAACCCACTGATGCTGTTGCAGACGTAGACACCGATCTCTACGGCTCTCCCCTCTACCCCGGCCAGATCCCGCACCTTCTTCGGGTAGCGGACCTTCGCCACGTCCTCCTTCATGGCCGAGAGCAACCCACCCGCGCCCAGCACCTCGTCCGCCCTGTCCAGGAACTCCGGGCGGGGGATCCGCTTGCCGCTCTCGATCTTGTAGATGAGGTCCTCGCCGTACCCCGTGGCGGTCCCCAGCTCGGCGGCCCGCATCCCCACCGCCTCCCTTCGGATCCTCAACTGCCGCCCCACCGTGGCGACCACGGCCACGCCCCAGTCATCGTCGGGATCGACCTCCCATCCCGGCTCGTCCGCTTCGGTCTTGAGCCGCTGCGCCCCACCGTCCACCGACATACCGCGCCCTTCCCTCGCCCCGCCTCATGGTGCGACGCCCCTACCCGCCACGGGGGTCCGGACAGCCCGGACAGCGGTGGACAAGCTCCGGACAGTCACCCTACGTATCGAGCCCGTCACTGTTCACGGTAGTCGGCGGCGGCCACGCTCGGTGACGTGAACCAGAAGAACACCACCCAAGTACCCGTATCAGTCGGCGACTTCGGAGTACTCCTGTCGCCCACGCCCCGAGGGGCCCGGCTCGCCCGGCTGCTCGCCGTCCAATGGATGCGGGATCACGAGGTGCCGTACGGCGTGACGGAGACGGTCACCCAGCTCGTCGCCGAACTCGCCGCGAACGCCGCGACGCACGGCCGGGTCGCGGGCCGGAGCTTCCGGCTCGCGCTCCTGTCACGGCCGGACATCCTCCGCGTCGAGGTGACGGACACCCGGGGTGAGCGGCTTCCCCGGACCCAACCGGCCTGCTCCGATGGCGACTCGGGGCGGGGGCTGATCCTGGTGGCGGCGCTGGCCGACCGCTGGGGCGTGGAGCGCGGCCCCGTGCCCCGGAAGACCGTATGGGCCGAGGTGGATCTGCCACACCTCTGACCTGCGGAGATACGAGAGTCACCGGGCCCCGGGAACGCGGACTTCGGTGAGGCGGGCGGTCTCCTCAAGGACGACCACCGTGAGAAACAAACCGAACCAGACCCCACCCCTCCGCCCCGCCGAGGCTGCACTCACTCGCTTGAGTGAATATGCCCAAACCGGCTGGCCAAAGGGCGGGTTGGTTGATCTACGCTCAGCGCGACACACCCCACCACTGCTGACATGCGTCGGCCCCCGCCGGGAGTGCGAATCCCGGGGCGGGGGCCTGACCACCGAGGAAGTAAAGGGCTTCCCGATGGGTACTAAGAACACTAGCGTGCGCCCGCCCGCCGAGTCCCGTAACGACGGGAAAAGTCACTCGTCTCAGTGCGGCGGCGTCACCCACGACAACGTCCGTCACACCACCCGCTTCACCGTGGTCGGGAACCATCTCGCCCAGCACACCGAACTGTCGCTGCTGGCGATCGGGCTGGCCGTCCACATCCAGTCGCTTCCCAGCGGCGCCAGGGTCGACATCAACAGCCTCGCCGCCCGCTTCCCCGAGGGGAAGACCCGGATCGCCGGCGCCCTGCGCGAGCTGGAGACCCACGGCTACCTGCGGCGCACGCGCTTACGGACCCAGCAGGGCCGCATGGTCACCCGCACGGTCTCCTGCAACCAGCCGGGCCGGACGGGCGGCGAGGACGGACCGAGCCCCCCGCCCCCGCCCCGGCCCCGGCGGACCGCCGAGAAACCAGCGCGCCGCCGCGTCCTGCCCGCCGTGCCGGAGCCCGTGTACCCGACGCCGGACCTCCTGCAGACCGCCCTCGGCGTGCTTTCCGGCCTCCGCCGCACGGACCCGCGGCTCCTGATCCCCGCCACGGACGCCGAGCACCTCGTCCCGGGCGTCGCCGCCTGGCTCGAACGCGACCTCACCCCCGAGGACGTGCACCGCGCTCTGACCACCGCCCTGCCACCGGAGCCCCTGCACCGGCCGGCGGCCCTGCTGGCCCACCGCCTCACGGCCCAACTCCCGCCCCTGCCACCCTTCCGCGCGGAGAGACCGTCGGCGAGACACCCCCTCCAGAACTGCGACACCTGCGACCGCGCCTACCGCGCCCCCGAACCAGGCACCTGCGGCAGCTGCGGCAGCTGCCGCAGCTGACCAGCCGCCGGCCTCACTCCTAGGAACCCCGTGGTCAACCCACCGCATGAAGCGATGCACCACATCTTCCGGCACGACCTCCACCTTTCAGCCGCCGCGCCACGGCGGAATGGGCCACCCAGCCGGCCGCCAGCGGACCGGCTCACATGCCGACCCTCAGCATCCGGCCCATCGTCGTGGGTCCGCACGACATGCCCGTCATCACCGATCCGGTCAGGGCGGGCGAGGACCTCGCGCTGGCCACCCTTTCGGCCATCACGCACGCGGGCGATCCGGACATCGGTGCCAGACTGAAAGCACTGTCCCCCGCTCTGCGGGACGTGCCCGAGAGCGTCGCCGACCCGATCATCGAATTCACCGCACAGGGGCTGAGCAAGCGCCCGGTCCAAGACCTCTGGAGGACGCTGGTGGCCGTGGACCTCTCCTTCTACACGTCGTACCTCTCGGAGGAGATCCGAGACGAGGGCCGGACTGCGGGCCGTGCGGAGGGCCGTGCCCAGGCGAGCGCCGACGCCATACTGCTGGTCCTGGAGCAGCGCGGCATCGCCGTCCCTGACGACGTCCGCGACCGCGTCACCGGCTGCGACGCCCCCGAGACGCTGCGCGCCTGGCTGATGCGCGCCGTCACGGCGGACTCGGCCGAGGAGATCTTCGCGGACGAGTAGACCGCCGACCGCACGGGAGGGGCCTGGGGACGACGTCGTCCCCAGGCCCCTTTCCCGCTTCCTGGAGCTGCCACCAGGCACATACGGATCCGCTTCGGACAGGCCGAATCGAACACAAGCTCGTTGCTCGTGTGAACGGCCACATGGCAGCATGCGTGGGTGAATGACATCGGGGGCAACGGACCGAAGTCCCATCAGGTTTCAAGGCTGTCGGAGTTGGCGGACACCCACGTCGACGTGGCACGTCCGGACGTGGAGACAACCCCGGGAGACCCTGCCGCACCGACCGTGTCGCAGGCGGAGCAGGCCGACGGCATCGCCGAGGCGCGGCGCCGGTTTGCGCGGTTGCTCGGCGAATTCCGGCGCACGGCCGTGCTGGTGCCGTTCGACGACCAGGACAGTCTGTGGACGGCGGACTTCAACGGCGTGCGGTGGATCTGCGCGTTCTCGGACGAGGAAGCGCTGGCGCGGTTCGCGGACGCGCGCGGGGAGTCGGCCCGGGAGTGGACGTACCGCACGATCCTGGGCGCGCGACTCCTCGACGTGATGGTGCCGATGCTGCCCGGTCCGGGCGGCGTCGCGCTGGACGCCGGCAGCACGGACGGAATGCTCTTCCCGCCGGTGGCGGGCATCGTCCCGGACGAGGTGGCGGTGGGCCTGGAGGACACGGTGGATCTCGGGGGAACGGGGACGCGATGAGTGGGAACACGCCCGACCTGGCGGCGCCGGCGGCGGCGCTGACGGAGATAGCGAAGGGCATCGACCTGGCGCACGCCGAGCTGAAAGAACTCGGCATGGTCGGCGAGGCGTCGGCGGGCCGCGGCTTCTCCGATCTGGCTCTCTCGGGGCTGGAGTTGGGGCACGGCGGCCTGACGTCGCAGTTCGAGACGTTCTGCGACCGCTGGGAGTGGGGCATACGCGCCCTCACCCAGCGAGGAAACGGCTTCGCGCAGGCGGTCGGCCTGTCGGCGGGCTCGTTCGCGGAGCAGGAGCGGTACATCAAGGACTCGATCAAGATCGGTGTGAACTCCCTCAACGGGAACCCGCACCTCTCCGAGGACGAG
This sequence is a window from Streptomyces sp. NBC_00691. Protein-coding genes within it:
- a CDS encoding winged helix-turn-helix transcriptional regulator, with translation MGNAYNVMAATCPSRTVLHRIGARWTVFTVNALDSGPMRFTELKAHIRGITPKALTETLRAMEYDGLIIRTEIQARPPHVEYALTDLGRSLLIPLRAVREWAESHVPDIERARARADALR
- a CDS encoding DoxX family protein, with product MFTEMSTTTAVVVTAVAAFMAGFSGASIFFRAKFVVEPLAEYGVPRSWWNWLGAAKAAGAVGLVVGFWVPVIGTLAAIGLILYFTGAVITVLRARAYGHAPFPLVYMAPAVAALALTW
- a CDS encoding DUF397 domain-containing protein; the encoded protein is MIRKSSTGDASELAWFKSSYSDGNEGDSCIEIAPTPATVHVRDSKNLGGPQLALTPGAWAGFVSYAAGN
- a CDS encoding helix-turn-helix domain-containing protein, coding for MSVDGGAQRLKTEADEPGWEVDPDDDWGVAVVATVGRQLRIRREAVGMRAAELGTATGYGEDLIYKIESGKRIPRPEFLDRADEVLGAGGLLSAMKEDVAKVRYPKKVRDLAGVEGRAVEIGVYVCNSISGLLQTPDHARAVFESRQPPYSQGEVERLVVARVARQSVFERDPAPSLGFVLEEALLRRPLGGTLVWRGQLERLLEVGRLRNVTLQVMPTHVEVHPGLDGKIELLKFVDGTATGRSDGAFNGRPVMDPRQVRILELRYGTIRAQALPPRESLAFIEKLLGET
- a CDS encoding ATP-binding protein; its protein translation is MNQKNTTQVPVSVGDFGVLLSPTPRGARLARLLAVQWMRDHEVPYGVTETVTQLVAELAANAATHGRVAGRSFRLALLSRPDILRVEVTDTRGERLPRTQPACSDGDSGRGLILVAALADRWGVERGPVPRKTVWAEVDLPHL
- a CDS encoding helix-turn-helix domain-containing protein, whose protein sequence is MGTKNTSVRPPAESRNDGKSHSSQCGGVTHDNVRHTTRFTVVGNHLAQHTELSLLAIGLAVHIQSLPSGARVDINSLAARFPEGKTRIAGALRELETHGYLRRTRLRTQQGRMVTRTVSCNQPGRTGGEDGPSPPPPPRPRRTAEKPARRRVLPAVPEPVYPTPDLLQTALGVLSGLRRTDPRLLIPATDAEHLVPGVAAWLERDLTPEDVHRALTTALPPEPLHRPAALLAHRLTAQLPPLPPFRAERPSARHPLQNCDTCDRAYRAPEPGTCGSCGSCRS
- a CDS encoding SseB family protein; translation: MNDIGGNGPKSHQVSRLSELADTHVDVARPDVETTPGDPAAPTVSQAEQADGIAEARRRFARLLGEFRRTAVLVPFDDQDSLWTADFNGVRWICAFSDEEALARFADARGESAREWTYRTILGARLLDVMVPMLPGPGGVALDAGSTDGMLFPPVAGIVPDEVAVGLEDTVDLGGTGTR
- a CDS encoding MFS transporter → MTLPDRTIRPSTARHGRFVAAIVIDSIGTGAFVPVSMLFFLATTSLTLVQVGVALTTAGLLALPAGPLIGGLADMYGAKPLLQAANLAQALGFAGYLVAGQTWQIVVCAWLSSAGRAVSSSCYGVTVTALAAPGRRERWFGLLGSVRNLGYALGGLLSAVAVGFGTHGVWATIVVVNALSYVTAFVLMRAVPNIRPAAGQDAAGGWGRVLRDRRYLSLVAHQLCFAISLFALNIAIPVYAVDVLGLPGWTAGAVFTLNTLMVGFGQGVVVRWLGGRTRSRVLVAGHACFAAGYLLFLAADRVVALALAVGVVLLGAVGYTFGEVLCGPITATVAAESAPDALRGRYLALNQLAVTVAGAVAPAALSGLLSGGATTIWLTLVGVSVLGAALATLIGRVLPAARSGIGGV